The window TCTACAGGAACCCCAAAAGGCGTTGTGGTGCCCCATCGAGCGGTAAATCGGTTGGTATGCGATACCGATTACGTGCAGATTACAGGTGACGATCGCGTGGCGCAGGTGGCAAACCTTGCTTTTGATGCTGCCACCTTCGAAGTGTGGGGTGCGTTGTTAAACGGCGCTCACCTGATTGGTATTGAGCGAGAAATTACGCTGTCTCCCTCTGATTTTGCGGCTACCTTACAGCAGCAAAATATTAGAATTCTGTTTCTCACCACTGCTCTGTTGAACCAAACCGTTAGTCAGATTCCCGATGCCTTCCGATCGCTCAAATATTTGCTGTTTGGCGGTGAAACGGTAAATGTTGATAGGGTGCGATCGCTGGTGCAACAGGGCAAACCTCAACACTTGCTTCACGTTTATGGACCTACAGAAAACACAACATTTTCCACCTGGTATGAGATTCAGGAAATTCTAGAAACCGCTACTACAATCCCCATCGGTAGGGCAATCGCAAATACTCAGGTTTACCTACTGGATGCCCACCAGAACCCTGTTCCTACTGGGATGGTTGGGGAAATTTACCTAGGTGGCGATGGATTAGCAAACGGATATTTGAATCATCCAGAGTTGACCGATGAAAAGTTTGTTCGCTCAAAGCTATTAGACTTAAATTTTGCCTGCAACGAGTACCAGGATTTAATTCTGTATAGAACAGGCGATCGCGCTCTTTATCACCCCGACGGCAATTTAGAATTTTTGGGTCGCGTAGATAATCAGGTCAAAATTCGGGGTTTTCGAGTCGAGCTAAGTGAGATTGAGAAAGCGATCGCACAGCATTCTTCGGTACAATCCGTCGTTGTCGTCGTACGCGAGATCGACCAAGATCGCCAACTAGTCGCCTACGTTATTTTCAGTGCAGCGGCAGACCTAACTGAACGAGAACTACGATCGCTGCTAAAAAAACAGCTCCCTGCCTATATGATTCCGGCGGCGTTCGTAGTGCTGGACTCGCTTCCCTTAACCGCCAACGGTAAAGTAGACCAAAAAGCATTACCCCCACCAACGCTGCATCGGGCAGCATTCAGCGCAACGACGGCTCCGACAACGTCTTTAGAGACGACTCTAGTAGAGCTTTGGATGCAGCTATTGGGACAACAACAAGTGGGTATTCACGACAATTTTTTTGAGCTGGGAGGACATTCTTTGTTGGCCACTCAGTTTGTTTCACGGGTACGCGATCGCTTACACGTCGAGTTGCCCCTGCGCAGCATCTTTGAAACCCCCACCATTGCTGAACTAGCACAACAAATCACCGCCATTCAGGCAACACTTCAACCCGAAACCGCTTCAACCAGCGATCAAAGCGGAGCCAATTCTCAACGACGTGAGGAAATAGATCTATGACCAACTGGGCGATCGCTGACTTTATTTCTCACCTCAACCACCTAGATATCAAGCTCTCCCTCGAACCCGACCCCGCTGTTTCTCCCCACCCATTCCGACTCCGCTGCAACGCCCCCGAAGGTACCCTCACCCCCACCCTCCGTCAAGAACTCACCGACCACAAAGCTGAACTCATCACCTACCTACAAACGAACCCAAATATCCAAGAACCGCAGTCAAAAAATAGTCTCCCATCCACCCTCCCACCCATCCACCCTCCCACTCATCCACCCTCCCACTCATCTACTCCCGCTCCCCTCTCCTTCGCCCAACAGCGACTCTGGTTCCTCTACCAGCTCGCCCCTCACAACCCCTTCTACAACGTACCTGCCGCCATTTGCCTAACGGGAACGCTTGATCGCTCGGCATTAGAGCGATCGCTTCAGGAAATTGTGCGCCGCCATGGTGCCCTGCGCACCCGATTTACAACCGTGGATGGGCAACCTGTTCAAGTCGTCGAACCCAACGCCAATGTCGAACTTGCTGTGGTGAATTTACAGTCGGTTGCGCTTGGTGAACGCGATCGCATTCGGCAACAATTGGCGACGGCTGAGGCCCAACGCCCATTTAACCTGACGACCGATTCTCTGTTGCGCGTGACATTGCTGCACTTCGATGCAGCAGAATCAGTGTTGTTGCTAACCATGCATCACATTGTTGCCGATGGGTGGTCTTTGGGGGTATTGATTCGAGAATTGGGATATTTCTATACGGCATTTGTAGAGCAGCGATTGCCGACTCTCCCTCCCTTGCCAATTCAGTATGCTGACTTTGCGCGCTGGCAACTCAATTGGTTGCAGGGAGAGATCTTAGAGAAACAACTGAGCTATTGGCGACAACAATTACAAGATTTACCCGTACTGGAACTGCCCAGCGATCGCCCTCGTCCTGCTGTTCAAACCTATCGAGGCGCGACCTATCCTTTACATATTTCCCCTACCCTTTCCCAAGCATTAGAGACGTTCAGCCAGCAGTCTGGAGCGTCTCTTTTCATGACCCTGCTGGCAGCGTTTCAAACCTTGCTTTACCGATACACAGGGCAAGAAGATATCGCGATCGGGTCACCCATTGCCAACCGTCATCGCAGTGAGGTAGAGGGGCTAATTGGCTTTTTTGTGAACAGTTTGGTGATGCGATCGGATTTGTCGGGTAACCCAACCTTTCGCGAATTGCTGGAGCAGGTTCGTCAGGTTGCTCTGGGAGCATATGAGCATCAAGACTTACCCTTTGAGAAACTGGTTGAAGAATTAGACCCCGATCGCGATCTGAGCCGCAATCCCTTGTTTCAGGTTGCTTTTGCTCTACAAAATGCCCCTGTGCAATCCTTAGAGTTACCAGCATTGACGCTAGAACCTGCCCCCCTAGAGTCTGCTAGCACTCGCTTTGATCTAGAGGTTCACCTGTGGGAACCTGCCCACGGATTGAAAAGTGTGTGGCGATCGCAAGACGGTTTGAGCGGCTTCATTTCCTACAGCACTGATCTATTCGATCGCAACAGAATCGCTCGTCTGGTGGGTCATTTTCAAACGCTGCTAGAAGGAATTGTCGCGAATCCCGATGCCCGGTTGTCAGGCCTGCCGTTGCTCACGCCCGAGGAATATCAACAGATTTTGTATGACTGGAGCTTTGGGAGATCCCCTCTAGCTCCCCTTGATAAGGGGGAGAGCAGAAGTGCAGCTGAAGTTTCTCATCAGGGAGAACTCGGCAAGGAGCCAGATCCCTACTTTCATCACATTGTTGAAGCCCACGCAGAACAAGCTCCAAACGCGATCGTTCTTGTCACCGAATCTCAAACCCTTACTTATCAGGAACTTGATTGCAAGGCCGATCAACTAGCAGAAACTTTGAGGCAAATGGGAGTGCAGCCCAATTCGCTAGTGGGGTTGTGTGTCGATCGCTCTGCCGATGTGGTAATTGGCATTCTCGGCATTCTCAAAGCGGGAGCAGCCTATGTGCCGCTTGACCCGACTTATCCGAGCGATCGCCTCCAGTTCATTCTTGATGACACGCAAGTTTCCATCCTGCTCACACAATCCTGGCTTACCGAATCCTTACCCGCAACTTCGGCAACCATTGTTTGCTTAGATCAGCCATTGTGCCCTCATCCCCCAACCCCTTCTCCTAATCAGGGAGAAGGGGAGAAAGAGGATAGCCTGAAGCTAGAAGAAACTCCTCCAGGTCGGTCCCCCCTCTCCCGCCACTGGGAGAGGGGGCCAGGGGGTGAAGGATCTTCCGATCTGGCCTACGTTATCTATACCTCTGGTTCTACGGGCACCCCCAAAGGAGTTTTGCTCTCTCATCGGGGCTTGTGTAACGTTGTACAGGCTCAACAACAGCTCTTTCAACCCACTCGCACTAGCCGAGTTTTGCAGTTTAGCTCTCTCAGCTTTGATGCATCTATTTTCGAGATTGCCCTTGCCCTCGGTTCTGGCGGCACGCTTTATATTCCTCCCAAAGCTGCCCAATTGCCGGGTATAGCCCTAATACAATTTCTGCAAGAGAATGCCATCACTCACGCCCTAATCACGCCAGCCGTACTCGCCGTTTTGCCCCCTGGGGAACTGCCTGACCTTCAGGTGTTGGTCACTGGGGGAGAAGCCTGCTCTAGCCAGGTGATCGATCGCTGGGCTGTCAACCGCCGCTTCTTCAACGCCTATGGACCCACCGAAACTACGATCTGGGCAACGGTTGCCGAACTTCATCCTGGCGACAATCCTCTGACGATTGGTCGCCCTGTTCTCAATACTCAGGTCTATGTTCTGGATGCCCACTTAAATCCCGTTCCGGCAGGCATTCCAGGGGAGTTGTACATCGGCGGGACAGGGGTGGCCCAGGGATATCTCAATCGCCCGGAGTTGACGGCGGAAAGGTTTATCAATGTGGAGTGTTTAGGGCTGAGAGCCGAGTTAAAAAGCACCTTCTCTACAGCCAATAAACAGCACCCAACCCTTTACAAAACTGGTGATCGCGTCCTTTACAACCGCGACGGCACCATCCAGTTTCTCGGTCGAGTCGATCATCAGATCAAGATCCGAGGTTTCCGGGTCGAGTTGGGTGAAATTGAAACAACGATACAGCGTCATTCTGCTATTCAAGATGCTGTTGTCATCCCCTCCGCTGCCTCGTCTCTGATTGCCTACTTCAGCCTTGATCCTCAGTATCTGCAAGAAGCGAGTGTGCGATCGCTTCAAACTCAACATCTGCAACAGTGGCAAACCCTCTACAACCAAACCTACCAATCACCAGAATCCCCTCATCCTCCAACTCCCAGCTCCCAACCCTTCGATATTACCGGCTGGAACAGCAGCTATACCGGAGAGCCCATTCCGCTGGAGCAGATGCAGGAATGGGTAGGCGATCGCGTTCAGCAAATTCTGGCACTGAAACCTAAACGCGTTTTGGAAATTGGGTGCGGTACAGGATTGCTGCTGTTTCAAATTGCGCCGCACTGTCAAAAGTATGTAGGCACAGACTTTTCGGCTGTCTCCCTGGCATCAGTTCAACATCAACTAGACTCGCTCAATCTCTCCCATGTCGAGCTGTTGCAGCGCATGGCAACCAACTTTGAAGGGATTGATCTAGGGACATTCGACGTCGTGATTCTAAATTCGGTTGTGCAGTATTTTCCCGATGAGACCTACTTGATGCAGGTCTTGAAAAAAGCGATTGAAGCTGTTGCGGAGGGCGGTGCCTTATTTGTTGGAGATGTGCGAAACCTACCTTTGTTATCGGCATTCCACAGCTGGATGAAATTTGTTCAGGCAGAGGCCAGCATGGAGCGATCGCAGCTTCGGCATCAAGTTGAGCGATCGCAGTTTGAAGAGCCAGAACTGGCCATTGATCCGGCATTTTTTTACGCGCTGCAAGAGCAATTTGCCCAAGTTCAGCAGGTTCACATTCGCCTAACCCGAGGGCGCAGTCAAAATGAAATGACTCAGTTCCGCTACAACGTTTTGCTGCGAATGGGGCAATTCCGAGAGGTTAGCTTGAGGCATGAGACGCAACCTGCAACCGCTATCAAAGCAAGCAAAGGGGCGCAACTCAATTGGAAGCATCAGCCAGTGACCGTCCAAGAGATTCAGCAACAACTCCTGGCCACCGAACCAGAAATCCTCACCATTACGAATGTGGCCAACAGCCGAGTGAGTGCTGCTGTTGCAACAGCGCACTGGCTCCAGAACAAGAAAGCGCCCAAAACCGTGGGCCGCATGCGCGAGCTATTGCAAGACGCTGCCAACTCAGCGATCGATCCGCAGGACTGGTGGAGTTTAGAAACAATATTGCCCTACACGGTGGAGATTACCTGGTCAGCATCGTCTGAGACTGGAGATTATGATGTGGCGTTAATTCGTCACGGGGTTGATGTAGCAGATATTGCACTACGGCCCAGGGAGCGATCGCCCCAGCCGTTCACCAACTATCCACTTCAGGCGAATGTCGCTCGGCACCTTGTGCCTGAGCTGCGGCAACATCTCAGCCAGACCTTACCCGACTACATGGTTCCTGCCGCCTTTGTGCCGTTAGCCACCCTGCCGTTAAATTCCAGTGGTAAGGTCGATCGGCGTGCTCTGCCCCCGCTTGACCTTACCCACAGCAGCGATTCACCTGCGGCAAGCGCCCCCCAAACCTCAACCGAGACCGCTCTCATTGAGATCTGGCAAGAACTCTTACAGCTCAAGCAGGTCAACCGTCACGACAACTTTTTTGAGTTAGGTGGGCATTCCCTACTCGCGACCCAAATGACCTCTCGCATCCGCGACACCTTTGAGTTAGAACTCCCGCTCAAGAACGTTTTTGCCGCTCCCACCATTGCCCAATTAGCGCCCATTCTAGACGCGTTGCGCAATACTACCCCGAGCACGCCTCCCCTCGTTCGGCTCGATCGCACCGCTTACCGACGCAAATCCTCGACTTTGCTAAACCAGCCGGCTCAGGCTACTTCCGTTCCTCCCCAACCGGAAGCGCCAGCACTCAACACAGTCACCCCATCCCCTACTTCGCCGCTGGTTCCCCTGGCTTTGGGCGGCAGCAGTCCTCCCTTCTTCTGTGTGCATCCTATGTTTGGGGTCGTATTCCCCTATATGGAACTGGCTCATCACCTGAAAAGCGAGCGCAGTTTCTATGGGTTACAACCCCTCGGGTTAGACGGCAAATCTCAGCCCCTAAACCGAATGGAGGCAATCGCGGCCTATTACATTCAAGCCATTCAAACCCTGCAACCTCATGGGCCTTATTACATAGGAGGTTGGTCTTTTGGGGGATTGGTTGCCTATGAGATGGCGCAACAACTCACTCAAGCAGGCGAAACAGTTGAACTGTTGGCAATTCTCGATACTACGGCTCCCTGCACCAAACCCTCTCTTTGTCAGAGCTTTAAGTTTCTAGTGAAAACTGCCCTCCGGTCTACCCTGCCATTTTTGCTAGACTTTAGCGCTCTAGCAACCCACCGCCTACAAGCTAAACCGTGGTTTTCTCGCTGGCAATGGTCAGCCATCACCCGATTAATTCCTGAAGAGTCTCGATTGCGTCTATTAAATGAATCCGCCATCAACGCCATGCTGCCCATTGTCTATGCGAATAGTCAGGCGACCAACGATTATGTGCCTCAGCCTTACTCTCACGCGATCGCACTATTTAAGGCAGCAGACCAATCAGATGCTAATCAACCTGATGAAACATTGGGCTGGAGTGAATTAGTGAAGGACATTCAACTGCACGAAGTCCCCGGCAACCATTTATCGTTGCTAAAACAACCTCATGTGCAAGTTCTGGCGCAACAACTCAGACGTTATCTAACCTAGATGCAGCGTTTCTCTAACTTCAAGAGGTTACGATGTTGAGTTTTCTCCATTACTTTCAATTAGTTTAACGATTGCAATCACCGGGCGCAGATGTTTGAATAACTAACCTGATACCAGCAAAATATCTAATTTTCCGCTGTCTTCTGGAGTAGGCCTGCCCCTATAGGCTGGGCGGCCAGCCATACCCAATCCACTGCCAAAAAGCACACCCGGTAAAATAGTGGCATCGAGCAGCAGGTGATCGCCCGTGGTACAAGCCCAATCCCAGCTCAAAACCTTTAGCGACTTTCTCGCCTACGCCCAAGAGGTCGAAGGCTACTACGAACTCACTAACGGAGAACTGGTTGAAATGCCGCCAGAGTCTTACGACAACTTGCGTCGTGCCCTAAAGCTTTACGACGTATTGAAAGCGCTGGTAAATGCTGCTCAAGTTTGTCCTCAAGGTTTGGCTATAGCTGTGCCGGGGCAGCCCAAAAATCGGTATCCTGATCTAACAGTGTTACGCCCTGAGCATCCTGAGCAGATGCACGAACTGGGGCAGGCCGCCATTACGTTAGAAATGGCTCCTCCTTTGATGGTTGTAGAGGTGGTCAGCCCAGGGGCGGAAAATCATCGCCGCGACTATTTAGAGAAGCGCAACCAGTACGAGTGGCGCGGCATTGGTGAATATTGGATTCTCGACCCTGTGGTGGGCCGGGTGACCGTTCTGAGTTTGACTCCACAGGGCTATAGCGAGGCCACATTTGAGGGAGAAGCTGTGGTTGAATCACCTACATTTCCCGACTGGGCAATGACCGCTGAGTCTATGCTGACGGTGGGTTAGCTATGAGAAAAGCTTGTGTTGGCTAAGCTGCATTCGGCAACCCGCGTCACCAACTCTCTAGCTGCAACATTCGTGCCTAGATTGAGCTAACGTTGCGATTCGCGAAGCGTCCGTTCCGAAATCGCTCTAAAACCCTTCATTTAACCTAACAGTGGCAGTTTTACCTTTAACCTTGGAGTAAAATCTCGGCACAAGGTTGAGGCTGAGCCAATGCTAAATCGCTTCTGGGAAGTGCTGGGCTACGTGTTTGCTCTCAACGATGAAGCTTTTCGCATTGCTACTACCGTACCAGCCGGCAGAAGCCTGGCGCTGTTAGTGGTTCTGCTGGCGGGGCTATCCCTGGGCATTGGGCAGAGCATTATTCTCTTTGTCAACCAAGTGCGGCCCGCCCGGTTTGTGCTCAGCCTAGGCATCAATGCAGTGCTATTTGTCTTAGGCTTCTTGGCCCTGGTGTTAAGCACCTGGTTGGTGACCCTGATGCCGTGGGCGCAGAATATGTCCTTTGGGCAGCTAGTGACGGTGCTGGGGTTGGCCTACGCCCCGCTGCTGTTCAGCTTTTTGGGAGCGCTGCCCTACCTGGGGATGCCCATTCTCAACCTGCTGTCGGTGTGGCATTTGCTGGCCATGGTGGTGGGTTTTGGGGCGATCGCAAACCTGGGCCTCAGCCACGCCTTTAGCTACGTCGCCCTGGGCTGGATTTTGCTGCAAGTCTTGCAAAACACTGTGGGTCAGCCCATAGCCAATTTGGGCAAGCGCCTTGCTAACAGGGCGGCGGGGGTCAATCTCGTCACCAATCGCCGAGATTTGACCGAGTCGTTTCAATCGGGGCTGGCTGAAACCTCTACCCGCTGGCACGAAGAGTTTACCCAGCGATTTAGCGCCTTCAACCAGGGCGATGCGTTCGCCCCCGTTACTGGGGAACCCCCAGCCCTGGCTATGGCCGGAGCTGGGGGCTCGACCGTTTCTATTGATGCTGGCCCAAACGGCGATCGCCTTGACAGTTTTAAGACCCTGCTCGGTCTGGCTGCTATGGCGGTGCTGACGGTGGTGGTGCTGGCGCTGCTGCGGCCCATTCGCGTCTGGTGGTTCGGCTGGTTGAGTGACCTGCCCAGCCTAGTGCTGCTGGTGCTGAACTTTGTCTGGATTGGCATTGTCGCCCTGGTGGTGGCTGGGCTGCTGGCCCCACTCGAAACCCTGGGCTGGTGGGCCGGCTGGTATGACGACGAGGTCAACACCACCGTCAACGCGGGAGAGCTGGCCGAGCCCGTGGGCGATCGCGGCAAAATCAGCCGCTATATGGTTTACCTTGACGGCATTGGCATTTCTAGCTTTGAGTACCTGCCCGACATCAAAGAATTTCTCGATACCCTGGCTCCCACTCTGCCCCAAGGCGTGGCGCTGATTCGCGGCATCATGCCCTACTCAGTGATGAATGCGCCCCTGGATGAAGATCGGCCCCTGTCGTTCCTATGGCGCTACGCCGACAAGCTGCGATTTGCCAATCCCATGAGCGTGCTGGGCCTGCTGGTTAACATTCGCAACGTGTTGATTGTGGGCGTGTCAGCCGACAAGCGCTACGGTCCGCTCTACAACCAGGGCATTGCCCAAGTGGTGTTTAACGGCCTAGTCAAAAATGGCTACCGGGTGGGCAGCGGCACCCCCATCACGCTGATGGGGTATAGCGGCGGCGGGCAGATGTGCTGCGCCAGTGCCCCCTACCTCAAGCGGGCCCTAGGTGCGCCCATCGACGTGATTTCCCTGGGCGGGGTGATCAGCGCCAATATCAACCTGCTTCAACTAGAGCATCTTTATCACCTGTCGGGAGAAAAAGATGTGGTGGAAAAGCTGGGGCCAAAGATTTTTCCGGGGCGCTGGCGGCTGTATCCTCTGTCGTTCTGGAATCGGGCTAAGCGGCGGGGCAAAATCTCGTTCATTTCCCTAGGGCCGGTGGGCCATCAGGTGCCGGGGGGCATTCTCGACCCCAAGCTGGTGCTGCCCGATGGCCGCAGTTCCCTCGGGCAGACTATCGATACTATCAACGCTATTCTGCAGGGCGAAATGTTGGAGGTCGGGCTAGAGCGGGGCGGCAAAGCAAACAACTACGATATCTTTCGCGCCAACCCCCTGGTGCAGTACCAGAGCTATCCGCTCGATCAGCGCCTAAACCCAGCGCTCTACGTGCCTATTGCCGACTGGATTGGCCGGCTGATTTTGCCCGCCAAGGCTGAGCGCTTTGGTGGCGTCTTCTACGAAATTCACCACGCGCCCGACGACCACCGCAAGCTGTTGGGCCAGGTGGTGAAGCTGCGCTGGTCTGACAACCCCCTCACCCAACAGATGGT is drawn from Leptolyngbya subtilissima AS-A7 and contains these coding sequences:
- a CDS encoding Uma2 family endonuclease → MVQAQSQLKTFSDFLAYAQEVEGYYELTNGELVEMPPESYDNLRRALKLYDVLKALVNAAQVCPQGLAIAVPGQPKNRYPDLTVLRPEHPEQMHELGQAAITLEMAPPLMVVEVVSPGAENHRRDYLEKRNQYEWRGIGEYWILDPVVGRVTVLSLTPQGYSEATFEGEAVVESPTFPDWAMTAESMLTVG
- a CDS encoding non-ribosomal peptide synthetase, whose product is MTNWAIADFISHLNHLDIKLSLEPDPAVSPHPFRLRCNAPEGTLTPTLRQELTDHKAELITYLQTNPNIQEPQSKNSLPSTLPPIHPPTHPPSHSSTPAPLSFAQQRLWFLYQLAPHNPFYNVPAAICLTGTLDRSALERSLQEIVRRHGALRTRFTTVDGQPVQVVEPNANVELAVVNLQSVALGERDRIRQQLATAEAQRPFNLTTDSLLRVTLLHFDAAESVLLLTMHHIVADGWSLGVLIRELGYFYTAFVEQRLPTLPPLPIQYADFARWQLNWLQGEILEKQLSYWRQQLQDLPVLELPSDRPRPAVQTYRGATYPLHISPTLSQALETFSQQSGASLFMTLLAAFQTLLYRYTGQEDIAIGSPIANRHRSEVEGLIGFFVNSLVMRSDLSGNPTFRELLEQVRQVALGAYEHQDLPFEKLVEELDPDRDLSRNPLFQVAFALQNAPVQSLELPALTLEPAPLESASTRFDLEVHLWEPAHGLKSVWRSQDGLSGFISYSTDLFDRNRIARLVGHFQTLLEGIVANPDARLSGLPLLTPEEYQQILYDWSFGRSPLAPLDKGESRSAAEVSHQGELGKEPDPYFHHIVEAHAEQAPNAIVLVTESQTLTYQELDCKADQLAETLRQMGVQPNSLVGLCVDRSADVVIGILGILKAGAAYVPLDPTYPSDRLQFILDDTQVSILLTQSWLTESLPATSATIVCLDQPLCPHPPTPSPNQGEGEKEDSLKLEETPPGRSPLSRHWERGPGGEGSSDLAYVIYTSGSTGTPKGVLLSHRGLCNVVQAQQQLFQPTRTSRVLQFSSLSFDASIFEIALALGSGGTLYIPPKAAQLPGIALIQFLQENAITHALITPAVLAVLPPGELPDLQVLVTGGEACSSQVIDRWAVNRRFFNAYGPTETTIWATVAELHPGDNPLTIGRPVLNTQVYVLDAHLNPVPAGIPGELYIGGTGVAQGYLNRPELTAERFINVECLGLRAELKSTFSTANKQHPTLYKTGDRVLYNRDGTIQFLGRVDHQIKIRGFRVELGEIETTIQRHSAIQDAVVIPSAASSLIAYFSLDPQYLQEASVRSLQTQHLQQWQTLYNQTYQSPESPHPPTPSSQPFDITGWNSSYTGEPIPLEQMQEWVGDRVQQILALKPKRVLEIGCGTGLLLFQIAPHCQKYVGTDFSAVSLASVQHQLDSLNLSHVELLQRMATNFEGIDLGTFDVVILNSVVQYFPDETYLMQVLKKAIEAVAEGGALFVGDVRNLPLLSAFHSWMKFVQAEASMERSQLRHQVERSQFEEPELAIDPAFFYALQEQFAQVQQVHIRLTRGRSQNEMTQFRYNVLLRMGQFREVSLRHETQPATAIKASKGAQLNWKHQPVTVQEIQQQLLATEPEILTITNVANSRVSAAVATAHWLQNKKAPKTVGRMRELLQDAANSAIDPQDWWSLETILPYTVEITWSASSETGDYDVALIRHGVDVADIALRPRERSPQPFTNYPLQANVARHLVPELRQHLSQTLPDYMVPAAFVPLATLPLNSSGKVDRRALPPLDLTHSSDSPAASAPQTSTETALIEIWQELLQLKQVNRHDNFFELGGHSLLATQMTSRIRDTFELELPLKNVFAAPTIAQLAPILDALRNTTPSTPPLVRLDRTAYRRKSSTLLNQPAQATSVPPQPEAPALNTVTPSPTSPLVPLALGGSSPPFFCVHPMFGVVFPYMELAHHLKSERSFYGLQPLGLDGKSQPLNRMEAIAAYYIQAIQTLQPHGPYYIGGWSFGGLVAYEMAQQLTQAGETVELLAILDTTAPCTKPSLCQSFKFLVKTALRSTLPFLLDFSALATHRLQAKPWFSRWQWSAITRLIPEESRLRLLNESAINAMLPIVYANSQATNDYVPQPYSHAIALFKAADQSDANQPDETLGWSELVKDIQLHEVPGNHLSLLKQPHVQVLAQQLRRYLT
- a CDS encoding CAAX protease; translated protein: MLNRFWEVLGYVFALNDEAFRIATTVPAGRSLALLVVLLAGLSLGIGQSIILFVNQVRPARFVLSLGINAVLFVLGFLALVLSTWLVTLMPWAQNMSFGQLVTVLGLAYAPLLFSFLGALPYLGMPILNLLSVWHLLAMVVGFGAIANLGLSHAFSYVALGWILLQVLQNTVGQPIANLGKRLANRAAGVNLVTNRRDLTESFQSGLAETSTRWHEEFTQRFSAFNQGDAFAPVTGEPPALAMAGAGGSTVSIDAGPNGDRLDSFKTLLGLAAMAVLTVVVLALLRPIRVWWFGWLSDLPSLVLLVLNFVWIGIVALVVAGLLAPLETLGWWAGWYDDEVNTTVNAGELAEPVGDRGKISRYMVYLDGIGISSFEYLPDIKEFLDTLAPTLPQGVALIRGIMPYSVMNAPLDEDRPLSFLWRYADKLRFANPMSVLGLLVNIRNVLIVGVSADKRYGPLYNQGIAQVVFNGLVKNGYRVGSGTPITLMGYSGGGQMCCASAPYLKRALGAPIDVISLGGVISANINLLQLEHLYHLSGEKDVVEKLGPKIFPGRWRLYPLSFWNRAKRRGKISFISLGPVGHQVPGGILDPKLVLPDGRSSLGQTIDTINAILQGEMLEVGLERGGKANNYDIFRANPLVQYQSYPLDQRLNPALYVPIADWIGRLILPAKAERFGGVFYEIHHAPDDHRKLLGQVVKLRWSDNPLTQQMVQAVTHDVHFSADAEYASRFGGVINPVRLNHWLRVDPLESLAGSLPEDDLVVVVENPQVVLDRDGVTLLIAAQPMEVTGRYFGLVQFVGPTAGDQWRVRHFNKVSRAFDGPEEVVSLPPVAPMAVYGSSPSTTKALERSPYNETGWYIYGAPNANGTFVVQSLGPRALFRLQPDRVVFGGAKSAYRYVRNEAWADVVVQKGKVSSVLCTVQDNGRPEAIAAAIDEWQVGDRALILHTYGGIGGNHKEPAAATPIFFGHFAYGRAEVVHDPLADERRFEIRYYQVYAHNIDGLIAGTIHWSRYQGDRQRGWLGTRPTCDILVKLDAFSRQYYFDDERRSPLTRMEAHLQAMTARYRIGDGTGGTFVGPSNNCSQDSNQALFASLQGTGLSLYRHADALIDQHPDQAEPLYQLALFGKDLKDTLQPLGGLRPTWEKNEFNLGSSIEDEPVRNLLMGLGSWRTVFPRKASDVVVHKFLKYGASAWVLHTSQVGGHDPDIEPIAPMTF